One part of the Leptospira brenneri genome encodes these proteins:
- a CDS encoding GH3 family domain-containing protein yields MYHRIASQLWKFNCKNAFNDFLKNQNNVSSIQTQILKKILSLGEKSLIGKRYSMSPLWDIKNFQENIPISEYSDYKPYIESILNGEKSILTDSKIRRLGLSSGSSGALKYIPFTDQLSQEFSHSISVWIYGLFSSHPEIMDGQFYFSVSPSGFPESENGKISIGFDKDGDYLKPIERIFAKTLLIVPEWLSKIPDTDFVMYVTCLRLLATENLSFVSIWNPSYFLSILERILKDKDKLIWDLENGTISEYENTRWKSYLSSLKVKNFKRANKLKTYLYDSKPWLKVWPNLKRFSLWTDSFAEKPYLKLKTILPDVSFESKGVFATEGTITIPVYTNQVNPKHMLAYTSHFFEFMDSQGNVFLPSELVEGSEYEVLLTTGGGFYRYRIGDRFQMISKIGEIPELKFLGRNDDVSDLVGEKINESFLRREMEPLFAKFGFLENKAFLRGNLREEKAFYELVIHLEKPLIETQMLSEALESALLKNPHYAYARRLGQLDTVRISFEKTTKDKVGRVSTDKHKFLRRPT; encoded by the coding sequence ATGTATCATAGAATTGCCTCTCAGCTTTGGAAATTTAACTGCAAAAATGCATTTAACGATTTTCTAAAGAATCAAAACAATGTTTCTTCCATCCAAACTCAGATATTAAAGAAAATTCTAAGTTTAGGAGAAAAAAGTTTGATCGGTAAAAGATATTCCATGAGCCCTTTATGGGATATTAAGAATTTCCAAGAAAATATACCAATATCAGAATATTCTGATTATAAACCATATATTGAGTCTATTCTAAATGGGGAAAAATCAATACTAACAGACTCGAAAATTAGAAGACTGGGTTTGAGTAGTGGGAGTTCAGGAGCACTGAAGTATATTCCATTCACCGATCAATTGTCACAAGAATTTTCGCATTCCATCAGTGTATGGATTTATGGATTATTTTCTAGTCATCCCGAAATTATGGACGGTCAGTTTTATTTTTCTGTATCTCCCTCTGGTTTTCCAGAATCCGAAAATGGAAAAATCTCTATAGGATTTGATAAAGATGGTGATTATTTAAAACCTATAGAACGAATTTTTGCAAAAACACTTCTTATTGTACCAGAATGGTTGAGTAAGATACCAGATACCGATTTTGTAATGTATGTTACCTGTCTAAGGTTATTAGCAACAGAAAATTTATCATTTGTATCCATTTGGAACCCCAGTTATTTTCTATCTATTTTAGAGAGAATTTTGAAAGATAAGGACAAACTAATCTGGGACTTAGAAAATGGAACCATTTCCGAATATGAAAACACAAGATGGAAATCATATCTTTCTTCCTTAAAAGTAAAAAATTTCAAAAGGGCAAATAAACTAAAAACTTATCTTTATGATAGTAAACCTTGGCTTAAAGTTTGGCCCAATTTAAAAAGATTCAGCCTATGGACTGACTCTTTTGCCGAAAAACCTTATTTAAAATTAAAAACAATACTTCCAGACGTTAGCTTTGAATCAAAAGGTGTTTTTGCTACAGAAGGAACAATTACAATTCCAGTTTATACGAATCAAGTAAATCCAAAGCACATGTTAGCATATACATCTCATTTTTTTGAATTTATGGACTCACAAGGTAATGTTTTTCTTCCCAGCGAACTCGTAGAAGGAAGTGAGTATGAAGTTCTATTAACGACAGGCGGAGGCTTTTATCGGTATCGAATTGGTGATAGATTTCAAATGATTTCAAAAATAGGAGAAATCCCCGAATTAAAATTTCTGGGAAGAAATGACGATGTTTCCGATCTCGTAGGAGAAAAAATAAATGAAAGTTTTCTTCGACGAGAGATGGAACCATTATTTGCCAAGTTTGGCTTTTTGGAGAATAAAGCTTTCCTTAGAGGGAATCTCAGAGAAGAAAAAGCCTTCTACGAACTAGTGATTCATCTGGAAAAACCATTGATAGAAACCCAAATGTTGTCGGAAGCCCTAGAGTCAGCCTTACTGAAAAACCCTCATTATGCCTATGCTAGGCGACTTGGCCAACTAGACACAGTTAGAATTTCTTTTGAAAAAACAACAAAAGATAAAGTAGGAAGAGTTTCTACCGACAAACATAAGTTCTTGAGACGTCCAACCTAA
- a CDS encoding B12-binding domain-containing radical SAM protein, whose protein sequence is MESLPAAHLAGLTPKHIDVKFYDDRMEEIPFDEVTDLVAISIETYTAKRAYQIATEYRRRNIPVVMGGFHATLVPDEVAEYAETVVVGEAESIWKDVINDFESGQLKRVYRSEKRPDISKVIPDRSILSGKRYLPIGLVEAARGCTFKCDFCVIQTYFDSTQNRKEIQTILDEIRSISDKRKLIFFVDDNIVSHPKQAKEFYRALIPLKIRWVSQAAITMTHDDEMLQILKESGCQGVLIGFESLNHENLLKMNKSFNGTKGGIEAAVKKMNAYGIRLYATFIFGYENDTIDSFREAVEFCIKHKIFMAAFNHLTPFPGTPLYKRLEEEGKLLYRKWWLADEYRYGQVPFRTVLDPELIRTECVKARKSFYSFTSIWRRMFSKTNSSSFFMLHAFLFINLLLRKEASLRDLYPLGDLSFQGELLKVKEPINALSKNP, encoded by the coding sequence ATGGAATCTTTACCAGCCGCTCATCTAGCAGGATTAACTCCTAAACATATCGATGTTAAATTTTATGATGATCGAATGGAAGAAATTCCCTTTGACGAAGTTACTGATTTAGTGGCAATTAGTATAGAAACTTATACTGCTAAGAGAGCGTATCAAATTGCTACGGAGTACAGAAGGCGCAATATCCCTGTTGTCATGGGAGGATTTCACGCAACTTTAGTACCTGATGAGGTAGCTGAATACGCAGAAACAGTTGTTGTTGGCGAAGCAGAGTCTATCTGGAAAGATGTAATCAATGATTTCGAATCAGGTCAATTGAAGCGGGTCTATCGGTCCGAAAAACGTCCTGACATTAGTAAGGTGATTCCTGATCGATCCATCTTGAGTGGAAAACGATACTTACCCATTGGTCTTGTTGAAGCTGCCAGAGGTTGTACTTTTAAATGTGATTTTTGTGTGATTCAAACTTATTTCGATTCTACACAAAACCGCAAAGAAATCCAAACTATTTTAGACGAAATCAGATCAATCTCCGACAAACGCAAATTAATCTTCTTTGTAGACGACAACATTGTTTCTCATCCAAAGCAAGCAAAGGAATTTTACCGAGCCCTTATCCCTTTAAAAATTCGTTGGGTGAGTCAAGCTGCAATCACCATGACCCATGATGATGAAATGCTTCAGATTCTTAAAGAAAGTGGATGCCAAGGTGTACTCATTGGATTTGAATCGTTGAACCATGAAAACCTATTAAAGATGAATAAATCCTTTAACGGAACTAAAGGTGGAATCGAAGCAGCAGTGAAAAAGATGAATGCATATGGAATCAGACTTTATGCAACTTTTATTTTTGGATACGAAAATGATACTATTGATTCTTTTCGCGAAGCTGTTGAGTTTTGCATTAAACATAAAATATTTATGGCAGCCTTTAACCACCTAACACCTTTTCCAGGCACTCCTTTATACAAGCGATTAGAAGAAGAAGGAAAACTCCTTTACCGAAAATGGTGGTTGGCAGACGAGTATCGGTATGGTCAAGTTCCCTTTCGTACGGTTCTTGATCCTGAACTAATTCGAACAGAATGTGTGAAAGCTAGAAAATCTTTTTATTCATTCACCTCCATTTGGAGACGAATGTTTTCGAAAACGAACTCTAGCAGTTTTTTTATGTTACATGCATTCTTATTTATCAATTTACTTTTGCGAAAAGAAGCATCTTTGAGAGATTTATATCCACTAGGTGATCTTTCATTTCAAGGTGAACTTTTAAAAGTAAAGGAACCAATAAATGCCCTCAGTAAAAATCCTTAA